Proteins from a genomic interval of Eschrichtius robustus isolate mEscRob2 chromosome 9, mEscRob2.pri, whole genome shotgun sequence:
- the TSPYL4 gene encoding testis-specific Y-encoded-like protein 4: protein MSGLDEGDNLPVAKTCGLATPDHAPGHPDLKQCQGEETGATLVMADTGEGGLETAAEGGALRYPAGCGLALRIRVAGSRGRVATKAGQKEAPASTEGLEAASASTSVAADNSQENGCQRRELRSPAVEKALEACGAGRLGSQMMPGAKAKEMTTKKCAVSAAAEKEGVAEAVVEEKKVMQKEKKVVGGAKEEARARAPKINNCMDSLEAIDQELSNVNAQADRAFLQLERKFGRMRRLHMQRRSFIIQNIPGFWVTAFRNHPQLSPMISGQDEDMMRYMINLEVEELKHPRAGCKFKFIFQSNPYFRNEGLVKEYERRSSGRVVSLSTPIRWHRGQDPQSHIHRNREGNTIPSFFNWFSDHSLLEFDRIAEIIKAELWPNPLQYYLMGDGPRRGFRDPARQPVESSRTFRFQSG, encoded by the coding sequence ATGAGCGGCCTGGATGAGGGCGACAACCTCCCTGTCGCTAAAACCTGCGGTCTCGCTACTCCCGACCATGCCCCGGGACATCCGGACCTAAAGCAGTGTCAGGGCGAGGAAACCGGGGCCACCCTGGTGATGGCGGACACAGGTGAGGGCGGCTTGGAGACCGCCGCAGAGGGAGGCGCACTCCGGTACCCCGCGGGCTGTGGCCTTGCGCTCCGCATTCGGGTTGCTGGGAGTCGCGGCCGCGTAGCGACCAAGGCGGGCCAGAAAGAGGCTCCTGCTTCCACCGAGGGCCTGGAAGCAGCCTCTGCCTCCACCTCGGTGGCAGCCGACAATAGCCAGGAAAATGGCTGTCAGCGTAGAGAGCTGCGCAGCCCTGCTGTCGAGAAGGCTCTAGAAGCCTGTGGCGCAGGGAGGTTGGGGTCTCAGATGATGCCTGGGGCGAAAGCCAAGGAAATGACGACAAAAAAGTGCGCTGTTTCAGCAGCAGCGGAAAAGGAGGGAGTAGCGGAGGCGGTGGTGGAGGAAAAGAAGGTGatgcagaaggagaaaaaggTGGTAGGAGGAGCGAAGGAGGAGGCCCGGGCCAGGGCCCCTAAGATCAATAACTGCATGGATTCGCTGGAAGCCATCGATCAGGAGCTGTCAAATGTAAATGCCCAGGCTGACAGGGCCTTCCTTCAGCTGGAGCGCAAGTTTGGCCGTATGCGAAGGCTCCATATGCAGCGCAGAAGTTTCATCATCCAAAATATCCCAGGTTTCTGGGTCACTGCCTTTCGCAACCATCCCCAGCTGTCACCTATGATCAGTGGCCAAGATGAAGACATGATGAGGTACATGATCAATTTGGAAGTGGAGGAGCTTAAACACCCCAGAGCAGGCTGCAAATTCAAGTTCATCTTTCAGAGCAACCCCTACTTCCGAAATGAGGGGCTTGTCAAGGAATATGAGCGCAGATCCTCTGGCCGGGTGGTGTCTCTTTCCACGCCAATCCGCTGGCACCGGGGCCAAGACCCCCAGTCCCATATCCACAGGAACCGGGAAGGCAACACTATTCCCAGTTTCTTCAACTGGTTCTCAGACCACAGCCTCCTAGAATTCGACAGGATTGCAGAGATTATCAAAGCAGAACTGTGGCCCAATCCCCTCCAGTACTACCTGATGGGTGATGGGCCCCGCAGAGGATTTCGAGACCCAGCAAGGCAGCCAGTGGAGAGCTCCAGGACCTTCAGGTTCCAGTCCGGCTAA